caaaaagtaaaaaatcaaatatttttagatatttaataaaaattttaataCGTATACAGGGTATGTGCAAAAGCTACTGGGTTCCGGGGAACTCACATATACTAAGCTAGATCCGCCCCTACTGACGGACTTGTTATGATCGAAGTGaaaattaaccactaaccaataaGGATTTTGGTGGAGTGATAAATACTCTTTTATCTTAACCAGAAATTTTGTGTTCGAGCCATGATTATAAACTCGCTTTTATTATGGAGTGCTATACCTCACCCCTCCAATGCGAGACTTCTGATCCCGACGCAAATTCGGATTCAGTTGAGTCTCAATACAAATATTAGACATTGAATGAGAAACAAAAGGGAGATTAACCACTGAACAATATGAAGGGGTCTGTTGGCCTTAGAAAGGCAAATGAGGAAAAATAGGGCTTCTGTAAAACAAAGGTAGAAAAAAAGTTGCAAAGTATGGGGAGAGTTACTAGCATTTAATGAACTCAATTTGGACGGTTAGTTCAGTATCTGTTGCTCTGCTTGGCTAAGCATCACCACTGACAATTCCACATGAATAGCAATGAGCTACAAGAAAGACTGAACTTAGGGCGAGTATTGTTGGTTCAATTGACATTTTTATTTTCGATtcgaattttatatatatacagatAAAAGCTCATTGAAACTCACTTAACTCTATCTAGCTCCTATATTACTTCTGCCTACAGACATGGCAGAGCTATGTAGAGTCAAGAGATTCAATTAAATCTCCTTCGTCCTAAAATTATATAGGTAAATAGGACaacaattattatttttagttATATATAAATTGATTGAATCTCCTTACGTTAGTGAAGATTCTTGTGCAATGACAAATAAAGGGGTTTCAAAAATTAGTTTTGCTCCAAATGTCAAGGTGACATATTAGTGTAGTAGTATTTTTTCGAAATCCCCTTGCAAAAATTCGTGACTCCATGTTACGGGGTATGCATGAACATGAGCTTCGAATGCAAATCCGTAAATCATAGTAGAAAGCATGAAACTTTGATGAAAGACTCATTGtcacaaaaaaaaattaatttaagcaaGAGGCTGTTTTAACTGCTCGAATTCGTAACTTCTTGGTCATATGACAGTAACTTTACCAGTTATcataatcaaaaataaaaaataaaaattgaagaagaagagaaaatattGACCCGACGTAATTCCATTAAAATAAACTCAATATATAACCAGTCACTAAGTACTGTGCATATTAGATTTCATCTCTTATAATAACCAAGCAGCCCCGTCATGTTAGATAATGTTTAAACCCCATGAATGGATAATAAAAAAACTTACACTTGATCTAAAAACATCCGCACAgtacataaagaacaaaaaaaatgagaaataatgaaatcaaagccTACCATATTACTAAGTTTTCTAGCAGGTGAGAATCCTCTTTAAACGATCGAACTCCATATTACTAGATTGAAATTCAAGAAAGCTGCTTCATAATTCAATATCTTCACTATAATTAAATAGGGGTAGAACCTGTTGTAGTTAAACGATCGAAAAGCTCAAGCTTGCTCAGTACTGTGCTGGTGGAAAATAGCAAATCGATACTCAAAATAGTCGTGCACACAAGTCGACCATTATCGGAAAAAAATATAGGTCAATCTTGATAGGGTTTTCTCTGAAGATGGCATAAGAAAATCACAATAGCTGGCTAGTGGAAGTAGAAGTATAACCAGAGATATTTGTCCAAAACTGATTATTTGTGACCCCCAAATTGTTTCTTGGTAAATTTAGCCCTTGGCTATTAGTACCTTTACTTTCTTCCACCTTCACATTTTGTGTAGCTCCCACATCGTATTCAGTAGCTGCTTCAAATTGGTATAAATTATTACTAGGTTGCTCAAAGGTGGAGAAAAATGGAAATTGCTGCATTTGTTGAAATCTAAATTGGTCAATAAATCTGGCTTGGACTTCCATTTGATCTCTTGTACCACCTTGAGGTTGAGATCCTCCAAAATTGAGGCCATTTTCAGTAGATGTGAAGCCACTGAAATTATGCAAATTAGGGGTACTCAAGAATGACAAATGTGTTGGGTGAGGCAAATGGGGGATACTATTATTAGAGGTTGTGGCATTTGTAATTGGACTATATCTTTTTTCGCTTCTAATTGGGGATTTTGATCTACTTCTTTTAGTTCCTCTCTTGTTATTCCTCCGGCATCCCCCTCCGACGGGGACGTTCCTCAGCGCGCCACCTCTAGTCCAATATCTCCGGCAAGTCTTGCAGAAATGACGTGGCTGAGAAAGGCTGTAATTATTGAAGTAACAAAATTTTGTATTAGTGGACTCGCAACGTGGACATTTTAGGACCGTCTCTGGCTGTGTTACTTTTGCTAGCCTGGCTCGTTCTGTCATCGAGCCAGGCCTAATTGAGTCAGTTGCGCCGCCACCTCCTCCTCCAGCTGCCAGAGGTGGCAGCATAGCTGGTGATAACTGAGAGGGATTCTCATTTGCGACTCCAAGTTGTTGTTGGTGATTTCCTTGCTGCAAAATTTTGCAAGAGAACTAGAAATCAAATACAACTATGTTGAGTATATAGTATATATTCAAATAGTAAAAGATTGGAAAAGAAAGTGGGAGTATTTATCTTTTTTTCCCAATTACTAGCTTTCTAAGTGAAGAAGCTATGCTAAGGAAAAAAGATGAAAAATTTCTTATTACCTCATGTTGCCAATTGGGAGGATCTAGATAGATGGGAATAGATGAGAAAGCCATTTTGTTAGTGCTccaatatttcttctcttttgtaAAAGGTTGATGAGGTTTATTGTGGAGAATATCACACTATACCCAAAGAGTGTttcagaaaaagaaataaagctAAGcaagaagaaagaacaaaagatagGAGATCAGAAGAAATATAAAGGAAGGGGCTTTATTAATCTGTTCTTTTGTGCTTTACCTAGCTAGTATATAAATATTAGGGTTTTGAATAAGGATATATAGTGTTTTCTATTTTGTAAGCTTCATCCCTTTTTCGGTATCTTGTTTAAATCATATAAGAGAGACGATTAGCACTACATGCATATTAGATCAAGAATATCTAAAATGCTTATATTCAATCTAGAAACCCTAAATTCGGCCAATATATTATGTACATTCATATTCTATGAAAATAAACGTTGATCTGAAAAAGGAAAAGGCAAGCGACTGGTGGGATGTCACCATCGAAAGTATCTTTCTTCTTTCCGCCCTGTCTCCTAAagataattttataattttataacgACGGTACATAtaacttaattatttttttacaTAAACAAAGTCACTCTCAAATGTGTGTGTGAATTAAAATTGCACGTATATTTTTCTGTAGAGCAAGAATATAATGAGTACGAACTTAAATTTTGTGCATTTACACTATCAAATTAAGTTCAGATCTAGAGTTCGACTACGTACGAGTTTACAtgaacccagtagcttttgctTAGACTCtatttatatattaaaaattcactaaatatctataaatatttgacCGTGAATCTAGTAATTATTATAAATTTACTTGAAGTAGATATAAGAACCCATGAGGTTTGAATCCTTGATCCGCCTCTGTTCCTCGTCTTTTGGTCTAATATGGAATCAAAAAAATAACAAATGGTACTTAATTAGATCACAAGTGTTTTAATCCAACAAATAGTACTCCGTAGTCCAAACCTTAGAGAAATTGGCTACTACATGCGGCTCTGATCTTAAGTTAAATGTTACTCCAAAAATGTGAAAGAGCTGAAACAGAATATTGTATCACCATACAAACTTGTCGATCAACAGGACGTACGTGAGTCTCTATAATCAAGTAGCTACTATTCAACTCTTATAAAAAATGTGGATTTTTCtaatttattttgataatttgtcgGATCAATTTCACGAATGGTTATCGAATTAAGGAGTACTTGCAGCAAAGTAATAAACTTATATAGAAAAGTGTTAATTTATCGGTTATTGTTTCATGCATGATTTTCAAGCGGATTCAAAAATTGTTTAAATTTAAAGTCCATATGTAGAGTTTATCATATGGATTGGTTCGTTCGGTATAACTAGAATGCGGGACTTAGTCACGTAGTTTTGTTACGTGACATGTTCTCTATTTGCTGTAGCACATTTGAAGACTTGAAAAGAGACGTGGAATAAAAGGTGATtattttaaagaattaattgtatATACGTAATCATGTTGTCATTTCGTGTTttactttttaattaattaagccgcATTAAAAGTAACAAAACTAGACTGAACTTTACATGcatattaaaaactaaaattgatATAGAAAAAGAATATACATATTGtttacgggtaaaaccgagcccaTTAAGCACCCCGGTTTCTCGGTGAGACAAACAGAGCAAGGACATGACCGTAAGGAATTGGAGTCGGAGCGAGGAGCCCCTCGTATCGGGGCTCGAGCAAAACACATGCCCTCGGGGGCATCGGGACCACGTCCTCCGAGTCTAGTTCGAATCTcaagacttcggagagcattaccaaacaaccgcacacgactaacaaagggtcGTGATGTCCATGCCCAagcggatatcacggcgtgaatctaggccccgtatcggcagaaaatcagtgattagcaAAACGAAAGacttttacctttcttaggattgtacttagggtaaaactcccccgctatataaaggggaaacttattattcattagacacattgtaacatgcataccAAGGTAACTTACTTCTATTTTTCCTATCTCtaaagttattcaaagttcttatttttgttcataagttcttcataagtgcaaGCTCGGAACCGAAGGCAGGTTCCTCGTTAAGCCATTAGCCGAGCTCGGGATCACCCTTATCATTAGTTTGGCCATTTATTACgtcttttatttacttaatcTAACGCCAttgatcacttgtattgaattaatccacatatccttaaaatcgcgtataaattcaattgttatccgttttttaggtaaacaatttggcatccactgtgggactaaggataatagtggtaatttgatataaatttccaTAATGCACTttgttttacgcttgttctttgagattttaatttcaggtcaaattaaaaatgtcaaactctcgatctgctcacttgaacgttgaagctgagtctggccaccatggcgagaacaataaTGTAGTACCCAGCAACGAGGTGCCCCCTGTTGACCCCAACAGAGTTCCGATCGCGGACCCAATAGATGCCAACTCAGATGTGGACATCGACGCAAACTTGCTTACCGACCCCGAGAACAACGTTCGAGGAGGAACCCGATCGATAGCCTAGGGTACGCACGACGGGAAAGGCGATGAGATCAATTTATGGGtgtcttcgaaatgttacaagctcaacatacggcgatagcccagttgcagaaccaaagtcgcGCCCCTAACAGAGTTGAGCCCGAAGCATCCCGGGAAAACACCCAAAGAAATGAACCAACCATAAAAAGGTCGGGTCTTGTCACATTGATCGTTCaagaagtggggaatggacattgtcggtcTGCACCATGGACCCCTTCTTGGACTTCTCCTTTCTCTCTTGGGCCTCCTCGAGCATGGGCTCAGTGTAGGAGGGCGTCCCCGAGATCTCAATTATATCGGGCACTTCCTTTGGAGC
This sequence is a window from Nicotiana tomentosiformis chromosome 5, ASM39032v3, whole genome shotgun sequence. Protein-coding genes within it:
- the LOC104111229 gene encoding dof zinc finger protein DOF3.6 isoform X2, which gives rise to MAFSSIPIYLDPPNWQHEQGNHQQQLGVANENPSQLSPAMLPPLAAGGGGGGATDSIRPGSMTERARLAKVTQPETVLKCPRCESTNTKFCYFNNYSLSQPRHFCKTCRRYWTRGGALRNVPVGGGCRRNNKRGTKRSRSKSPIRSEKRYSPITNATTSNNSIPHLPHPTHLSFLSTPNLHNFSGFTSTENGLNFGGSQPQGGTRDQMEVQARFIDQFRFQQMQQFPFFSTFEQPSNNLYQFEAATEYDVGATQNVKVEESKGTNSQGLNLPRNNLGVTNNQFWTNISGYTSTSTSQLL
- the LOC104111229 gene encoding dof zinc finger protein DOF3.6 isoform X1; the protein is MAFSSIPIYLDPPNWQHEFSCKILQQGNHQQQLGVANENPSQLSPAMLPPLAAGGGGGGATDSIRPGSMTERARLAKVTQPETVLKCPRCESTNTKFCYFNNYSLSQPRHFCKTCRRYWTRGGALRNVPVGGGCRRNNKRGTKRSRSKSPIRSEKRYSPITNATTSNNSIPHLPHPTHLSFLSTPNLHNFSGFTSTENGLNFGGSQPQGGTRDQMEVQARFIDQFRFQQMQQFPFFSTFEQPSNNLYQFEAATEYDVGATQNVKVEESKGTNSQGLNLPRNNLGVTNNQFWTNISGYTSTSTSQLL